A stretch of Comamonadaceae bacterium M7527 DNA encodes these proteins:
- a CDS encoding type III pantothenate kinase has translation MTFLAIDVGNTRLKWALFDSARPHAALLASGAKFLEHIETLAEDDWADLPAPTSMLGCVVAGDAVMRRVQQQMDIWDVHASWVVPRDFEAGVTNGYEQPARLGADRWVAMIGAYQRMLTSGQPRPCVVVMVGTAVTVEAIDAHGQFLGGVILPGHGIMLRALESGTAGLHVPTGDVVPFPTNTSDALTSGGTFAIAGAVAHVYGLLQAHCQQQPVCYMTGGAGWKMAPSMSVPVELVDGLIFDGLLEIAHRRAVAAVLAAG, from the coding sequence ATGACTTTTTTGGCCATAGACGTTGGTAACACCCGCTTGAAGTGGGCGCTGTTTGATTCTGCGCGGCCCCATGCTGCGTTGTTGGCCAGTGGCGCCAAGTTTCTTGAGCACATAGAAACCCTGGCTGAAGACGATTGGGCGGACTTGCCAGCACCTACCAGCATGCTGGGCTGCGTGGTGGCGGGTGACGCAGTGATGCGTCGCGTGCAACAGCAAATGGACATTTGGGATGTGCACGCCAGCTGGGTCGTGCCGCGCGACTTTGAGGCGGGCGTGACCAATGGCTACGAACAGCCGGCCCGTTTGGGCGCAGACCGTTGGGTGGCCATGATTGGCGCTTACCAGCGCATGTTGACCAGTGGCCAGCCTCGTCCGTGCGTGGTGGTGATGGTGGGCACGGCCGTAACGGTTGAGGCCATTGATGCTCATGGCCAGTTTTTGGGCGGCGTTATTTTGCCCGGCCACGGCATCATGTTGCGCGCCCTGGAGTCTGGTACCGCAGGCTTGCACGTGCCTACGGGTGATGTGGTGCCGTTTCCAACCAACACCAGCGATGCGCTCACAAGTGGCGGCACTTTTGCCATTGCGGGTGCGGTGGCGCATGTGTATGGGTTGTTGCAAGCGCACTGCCAGCAACAGCCTGTTTGCTACATGACTGGTGGTGCGGGCTGGAAGATGGCACCGTCCATGTCTGTGCCTGTCGAGCTGGTCGACGGCTTGATTTTTGACGGCTTGCTAGAGATTGCGCACAGACGCGCGGTGGCCGCCGTGTTGGCCGCCGGTTGA
- a CDS encoding M20 family metallopeptidase, producing the protein MNLIDAIQAQASDMVAIRRDIHAHPELCYQEERTAALVAEQLDSYGLEVHKGLGVTGVVGVIKGNATAPAGATYTAIGLRADMDALPMQESNTFEHASKHSGKMHACGHDGHTAMLLAACKHLSQHRDFAGTVYAIFQPAEEGGGGAREMMSDGLFERFPMDAVFAMHNWPGLALGTFAVSAGPVMASSNEFKITVRGKGAHAAMPHMGVDPVPVASAMIQAFQTIITRNKKPVDAGVISVTMLSAGEATNVIPNSCEMRGTVRTFTLQVLDMIEARMREVATHTAAAYGAEVDFEFVRNYPPTINSATEAAFAKDVLTQVVGADKVCEQEPTMGAEDFAYMLQAKPGAYIFAGNGEGDHRQIGHGGGPCTLHNPSYDFNDQLIPIAATAWVKLVSAALPA; encoded by the coding sequence ATGAACTTGATAGACGCCATCCAAGCTCAAGCCTCCGATATGGTCGCCATACGTCGCGACATACATGCACATCCCGAGCTGTGCTACCAGGAAGAACGCACAGCCGCTTTGGTCGCTGAGCAGCTCGACAGCTATGGGCTTGAAGTCCACAAAGGCTTGGGCGTGACTGGCGTGGTGGGCGTCATCAAGGGCAACGCAACAGCGCCAGCGGGCGCCACCTACACAGCAATCGGGCTGCGCGCCGACATGGACGCGCTGCCCATGCAAGAAAGCAATACCTTTGAGCACGCCAGCAAGCACAGCGGCAAGATGCACGCCTGCGGCCACGACGGTCACACCGCCATGCTGCTGGCCGCGTGCAAGCACTTAAGCCAGCACCGGGACTTTGCCGGAACGGTGTACGCCATATTTCAACCCGCCGAAGAAGGCGGCGGCGGCGCGCGTGAAATGATGAGTGACGGCCTGTTTGAGCGCTTTCCCATGGACGCCGTGTTTGCCATGCACAACTGGCCAGGTCTGGCCCTGGGCACGTTTGCCGTGAGCGCTGGCCCCGTGATGGCGTCCAGCAACGAATTCAAAATTACAGTTCGTGGCAAAGGGGCACACGCTGCCATGCCACACATGGGGGTTGACCCAGTACCAGTGGCCAGCGCCATGATTCAAGCCTTTCAAACCATCATCACCCGCAACAAAAAACCTGTTGATGCAGGCGTGATATCAGTGACCATGCTGAGCGCAGGTGAAGCCACCAACGTCATACCCAACAGCTGTGAGATGCGCGGCACCGTGCGCACCTTCACGCTGCAAGTGTTGGACATGATTGAGGCGCGCATGCGCGAGGTGGCTACTCACACGGCAGCGGCCTATGGTGCTGAAGTCGACTTTGAGTTTGTGCGCAACTACCCGCCCACCATCAACTCAGCCACCGAAGCCGCATTTGCCAAAGATGTATTGACCCAAGTGGTTGGTGCTGACAAGGTGTGCGAGCAAGAACCCACCATGGGTGCGGAAGACTTTGCATACATGCTGCAGGCCAAGCCGGGGGCCTACATATTTGCAGGCAATGGTGAGGGCGACCACCGGCAAATAGGTCACGGCGGCGGGCCATGCACCTTGCACAACCCCAGCTACGACTTCAACGACCAGCTGATTCCCATAGCTGCGACAGCATGGGTCAAGCTGGTGAGTGCCGCCCTGCCCGCTTGA
- a CDS encoding acyl-CoA-binding protein: MTDLNTLFEQASVDANSLSERPDNQTLLRIYALYKQGSQGDIDRPKPSMTDMVGFAKWSAWNKLKGTEQDEAKQAFIDLIESLKD; the protein is encoded by the coding sequence ATGACAGACCTAAACACACTATTTGAACAAGCCAGCGTAGACGCCAACAGCCTATCCGAGCGTCCAGACAACCAAACACTGTTGCGTATTTACGCCTTGTACAAGCAAGGCAGCCAGGGCGACATTGACCGCCCCAAGCCCAGCATGACAGACATGGTGGGCTTTGCCAAGTGGAGTGCCTGGAACAAGCTCAAAGGGACTGAGCAGGATGAGGCCAAGCAAGCGTTTATTGATTTGATTGAGTCGCTTAAAGACTGA
- the argB gene encoding acetylglutamate kinase — protein sequence MSTIAARDHAEILAKALPYIRKFHGKTMVIKYGGNAMTDPALQAAFAADVVLLKLVGINPVVVHGGGPQIEHLLKRLGKEGQFVHGMRVTDAETMEVVEWVLAGQVQQDIVGLINQAGGKAVGLTGRDGGLIRARKLRLTDPVDKTTEHDVGQVGDIVGIDPSVVKALQDDAFIPVVSPLGFGEDNESYNINADVVASKLAMVLQAEKLLMLTNIAGVLDKTGELLTDITAREVDALLEDGTISGGMVPKIAGALDAAKSGVQSVHIVDGRVPHALLLEILSDQAFGTMIRSH from the coding sequence ATGTCTACTATTGCCGCTCGCGATCATGCTGAAATTTTGGCCAAAGCCTTGCCTTACATACGCAAGTTCCACGGCAAGACCATGGTGATCAAGTACGGTGGCAATGCCATGACTGATCCAGCGTTGCAGGCCGCGTTTGCAGCTGATGTGGTGTTGCTCAAGCTGGTGGGCATCAACCCTGTGGTGGTGCACGGCGGTGGGCCACAAATTGAGCACTTGCTCAAGCGTTTGGGCAAAGAGGGCCAGTTTGTGCACGGTATGCGTGTGACCGACGCTGAAACCATGGAGGTGGTGGAGTGGGTGTTGGCTGGCCAAGTGCAGCAAGACATTGTGGGCTTGATCAACCAGGCAGGCGGCAAGGCCGTGGGCCTGACTGGGCGCGACGGTGGCCTCATACGCGCACGCAAGCTGCGACTAACAGACCCGGTAGACAAAACCACAGAGCACGACGTGGGGCAGGTCGGCGACATTGTGGGTATAGACCCATCGGTGGTGAAAGCCTTGCAAGACGATGCGTTTATTCCAGTGGTGAGCCCGCTTGGGTTTGGCGAAGACAACGAAAGTTACAACATCAACGCCGACGTGGTGGCCAGCAAGCTGGCCATGGTGTTGCAAGCTGAAAAGCTGCTGATGCTGACCAATATTGCTGGCGTTCTCGACAAGACCGGTGAGTTGCTAACAGACATCACCGCGCGCGAAGTGGATGCGCTACTGGAAGATGGCACCATTTCCGGCGGCATGGTGCCCAAAATTGCAGGTGCGTTGGATGCGGCCAAGAGCGGCGTACAGTCGGTGCACATTGTGGACGGGCGTGTACCGCATGCGCTGTTGCTGGAAATCTTGAGCGATCAGGCCTTTGGCACCATGATTCGTTCGCACTGA
- the slmA gene encoding nucleoid occlusion factor SlmA, whose product MNDESSPPPDKTLKSPPKPRPQPGQRRLEILQAFAAMLEQPTTERVTTAALAKSLGVSEAALYRQFASKAQMLEALIEFIEDSLMGLAAQVEAQALGGRVACAQLTRLILQFAQANPGMVRVMVGDALLLEQPRLAERVSLLFNKLETQLKGHWRRAAGETNIDAPTAQAALRAHVLMSFVRGQLLRFTRSAWRELPAAHIDNYLELLLS is encoded by the coding sequence ATGAACGACGAGTCCAGCCCACCGCCCGACAAAACCCTCAAGTCGCCGCCCAAGCCACGCCCGCAGCCCGGGCAGCGCCGCTTGGAGATTTTGCAAGCCTTTGCGGCCATGCTAGAGCAGCCGACTACTGAGCGTGTGACAACTGCGGCATTGGCCAAAAGCCTGGGGGTGAGCGAGGCGGCTTTGTATCGCCAGTTTGCCAGCAAGGCGCAAATGCTTGAAGCGTTGATCGAGTTTATTGAAGACAGTCTGATGGGGTTGGCTGCACAGGTAGAGGCACAAGCTTTGGGCGGACGTGTTGCATGCGCGCAGCTCACGCGGCTCATATTGCAGTTTGCCCAGGCAAACCCTGGCATGGTACGCGTGATGGTGGGAGACGCTTTGTTGTTAGAGCAGCCGCGCTTGGCCGAGCGCGTGTCCCTGCTGTTTAACAAGTTGGAGACGCAACTAAAAGGCCACTGGCGCCGCGCCGCGGGCGAGACCAACATCGATGCACCTACCGCGCAGGCAGCCCTGCGCGCGCATGTACTCATGAGCTTTGTGCGGGGTCAACTGTTGCGCTTCACTCGAAGCGCCTGGCGAGAGTTGCCAGCCGCGCACATAGACAACTACTTAGAGCTGTTGCTGTCCTAG
- a CDS encoding aspartate/glutamate racemase family protein: protein MNILLINPNTTVGMTEKIEAAANRAAASGTQITAVTSASGPVSIEGYYDEALSVPGLLKVIRDSAGFDAVVIACFDDTGLDAARCVTDKPVIGIGEAAYSLAGMLANKFSVVTTLARSVPALEHNLMKYGLDRRCARVRSSEVAVLDLENDSSGAYEKIAAEIARAIADDKAEAIVLGCAGMTDLANKLSQHFDRPVLDGVACAVSLAEAMARLQLKTTRHGGYAPPPQHKLEVQP, encoded by the coding sequence ATGAACATACTTCTAATCAATCCCAATACAACCGTGGGTATGACAGAAAAAATTGAAGCTGCAGCCAATCGGGCGGCCGCCAGTGGGACACAGATTACGGCGGTCACATCAGCCAGTGGTCCCGTCTCCATAGAGGGCTATTATGATGAGGCCTTGAGCGTACCTGGCTTGCTCAAAGTCATTCGAGACAGCGCCGGCTTTGATGCAGTGGTCATTGCCTGCTTTGACGACACCGGCCTGGACGCTGCGCGCTGCGTGACCGACAAGCCAGTCATAGGCATTGGCGAAGCCGCTTACAGCTTGGCGGGTATGTTGGCCAACAAGTTCTCAGTTGTAACCACCTTGGCACGCTCAGTGCCAGCGTTGGAGCACAACCTCATGAAATATGGACTTGACAGACGATGCGCACGGGTTAGGTCGTCAGAGGTCGCCGTATTGGACTTGGAAAATGACAGCTCAGGTGCTTACGAAAAAATTGCCGCCGAAATTGCGCGGGCTATTGCAGACGACAAAGCTGAAGCCATTGTGCTCGGATGCGCCGGTATGACGGATTTGGCCAACAAGTTATCGCAACACTTTGACCGCCCAGTACTAGATGGCGTGGCCTGTGCGGTCTCTTTGGCCGAGGCCATGGCGCGTTTGCAACTCAAAACAACACGGCATGGTGGCTACGCACCACCACCCCAGCACAAGCTAGAAGTTCAGCCCTAG
- a CDS encoding ABC transporter ATP-binding protein — MEPILRFENVELYYDHVYALKGVSIEVGQSETVALIGANGAGKSSILRAITGLAPLRSGQIHYQGERLDGTPACDIVRKGIAMVPEGRRVFPYMSIKDNLLMGAFTRTDKAGVARTLDSVLERFPRLRERYGQQASTLSGGEQQMMVIGRALMAKPKLLLLDEPSLGIAPKLVQDIARSIVAISRDEDVSVLLVEQNSRMALSISKRAYAMSTGSIVVEGESKSLMNDDRIKAAYLGSEV; from the coding sequence ATGGAACCTATATTACGTTTTGAAAACGTTGAGTTGTATTACGACCACGTGTACGCTTTAAAAGGCGTCAGCATAGAAGTCGGGCAAAGTGAAACAGTGGCCTTGATAGGCGCCAACGGTGCTGGAAAGTCATCCATACTGCGCGCCATAACCGGTTTGGCACCGCTGCGATCTGGCCAAATACACTACCAGGGCGAGCGTCTTGACGGAACTCCAGCCTGCGATATTGTGCGCAAAGGTATTGCCATGGTGCCAGAGGGCAGGCGTGTATTTCCTTATATGTCCATAAAAGACAACTTGCTCATGGGCGCTTTTACGCGAACTGACAAGGCCGGTGTTGCGCGTACGCTAGACAGCGTTCTGGAGCGCTTTCCCCGCCTGCGTGAACGCTATGGGCAACAGGCCAGCACCTTATCGGGCGGTGAACAACAAATGATGGTCATTGGCAGAGCTTTAATGGCCAAGCCCAAGTTGCTGCTGCTCGACGAACCCAGCTTGGGCATTGCGCCCAAATTGGTACAAGACATAGCCCGGTCCATTGTTGCGATTTCTCGCGATGAAGACGTCAGCGTCTTGCTGGTTGAACAAAACAGCCGTATGGCACTGTCTATTTCAAAGCGCGCCTATGCCATGTCTACAGGCTCAATTGTGGTCGAGGGTGAATCTAAATCCCTCATGAATGACGACCGCATCAAAGCCGCCTACTTGGGCAGCGAAGTTTAA
- a CDS encoding ABC transporter ATP-binding protein, with the protein MNALLEVKGVTKRFGGLTAVNNVSFDVNKGDIVSVIGPNGAGKSTLFKLISSFLTTSDGEVLLNGKRINNLAPHIVARLGVVRTFQETTIFKSMTVRENIIVSHHLRSKASLLGFFWGSKQARADEAEFGDSADQIITFLGLEAIANELASNLPQGHLRALGMSIGLATNPMILLLDEPFAGMNHDETMHMVSLVRRLRDERGVTIMLVEHDMPAVMKISDRIVVINFGEKIAEGTPHDIQNNEKVIEAYLGSEDAAIGM; encoded by the coding sequence ATGAACGCTTTGCTAGAGGTCAAAGGCGTCACCAAACGCTTTGGAGGCCTAACCGCCGTCAACAACGTGAGCTTTGACGTTAACAAAGGCGACATTGTGTCGGTCATCGGCCCCAACGGAGCCGGCAAGTCCACACTGTTTAAACTGATTTCCTCGTTTCTAACCACCAGCGATGGTGAGGTATTGCTCAACGGCAAACGCATCAACAACCTGGCACCACACATTGTGGCCCGCTTGGGTGTGGTGCGCACCTTCCAAGAGACGACCATTTTCAAGTCCATGACAGTGCGTGAGAACATCATCGTGTCACACCACCTGCGCTCCAAGGCGTCGTTGTTGGGCTTCTTTTGGGGTTCCAAACAAGCACGCGCAGACGAAGCCGAATTTGGTGACTCTGCCGACCAGATCATCACCTTCTTGGGCTTAGAAGCCATCGCCAATGAGTTGGCGTCTAACCTGCCTCAGGGTCACTTGCGCGCTTTGGGCATGTCGATTGGCTTGGCGACCAACCCCATGATTTTGCTGCTTGACGAGCCTTTTGCCGGCATGAACCACGACGAAACCATGCACATGGTCAGTCTGGTTCGCCGCTTGCGCGACGAACGTGGCGTAACCATCATGCTGGTGGAGCACGATATGCCTGCCGTGATGAAAATTTCCGATCGAATTGTGGTGATTAACTTTGGCGAGAAAATCGCCGAAGGCACGCCACATGACATTCAAAACAACGAAAAAGTCATTGAAGCCTACTTGGGCTCTGAAGACGCTGCGATTGGGATGTAA
- a CDS encoding branched-chain amino acid ABC transporter permease, translating into MLSIASAGVWLTFYIGRINIGQGAYALAGGYVSAILITQAGMSFWLSLPIAGLFCAVLSVFIGLPILRLRGVYFAMVTLVLTEVMRLVALALPITKGAKGITSMPLPGELSVFGMTLIPDFATLENPKIAFYWMAITIMIIAYAVLWRIVNSRLGHLCRSLQQNEELSASIGVNTAYLRVLAYSISSFFGGIAGASFVSIAQSIYPSSFQVADSVNFMLNCFLGGLGFVFGPMLGTLILYFGWDLLFTTGQYQLLIYSSLLIILMLALPNGVLSLFEKKKVNS; encoded by the coding sequence TTGCTATCCATTGCCTCGGCGGGTGTATGGCTGACCTTTTACATTGGCCGTATCAATATTGGCCAAGGTGCGTACGCGCTGGCAGGCGGCTATGTGTCGGCAATCCTGATCACCCAAGCAGGCATGAGCTTTTGGCTCAGCCTGCCCATTGCGGGATTGTTTTGCGCCGTACTGTCAGTGTTCATTGGCCTTCCAATTTTGCGATTGCGAGGCGTGTACTTTGCCATGGTTACATTGGTGCTGACAGAGGTCATGCGCTTGGTGGCGCTGGCGCTGCCTATCACCAAAGGGGCAAAAGGCATTACCTCAATGCCCTTGCCTGGTGAACTAAGCGTATTCGGTATGACTTTGATACCAGACTTCGCGACATTGGAAAACCCCAAAATAGCGTTTTACTGGATGGCAATCACCATCATGATCATTGCGTATGCAGTGTTGTGGCGCATAGTCAATTCTCGCTTGGGCCACCTGTGCCGATCACTGCAGCAAAACGAAGAACTGTCGGCCAGTATTGGCGTGAATACGGCTTATCTGCGTGTATTGGCCTACTCTATCTCGTCATTCTTTGGCGGTATAGCCGGCGCCAGTTTTGTATCGATCGCGCAATCCATTTACCCGTCTTCCTTCCAAGTGGCAGACAGCGTGAATTTCATGCTCAACTGCTTCTTAGGCGGATTGGGTTTTGTATTTGGTCCCATGCTGGGCACCTTGATCCTGTACTTCGGATGGGACTTGCTGTTCACCACTGGCCAATACCAGTTGTTGATTTACTCATCGCTGCTGATTATTCTGATGCTGGCCTTACCCAACGGCGTGTTGAGTTTGTTTGAGAAGAAGAAGGTGAACTCATGA
- a CDS encoding branched-chain amino acid ABC transporter permease yields the protein MEQIIVNGLYLGAQYALIALGLTLIFSLMNVLNFAHGQMYVLGGFVTYTVVAQFQLPFIVGLLASAVVLAVVGALVEKFLFRPVIKKSKREESTMLLAAGIAFFLDAVILLMFGEKQRGVPKIIDGVFNWDFIVIMPYDRIVIGFIAIAIIAAFILFMQYSTAGRAMRALAQDKVAATLMGVDVAMYSMIGFALGAALAGLVGGLLVTITGVNLGMGGPASIKAFMMIMIGGAGIISGAIAGGFILGMMESVGLTLLSEYGDITYLVIFASLMIFLALRPQGLMGKPWG from the coding sequence ATGGAACAAATAATAGTCAATGGGCTTTATCTAGGCGCTCAATACGCGCTGATAGCCCTGGGCTTAACGCTCATCTTTTCACTTATGAACGTGCTCAACTTTGCGCACGGGCAAATGTATGTTTTAGGTGGCTTTGTCACCTATACAGTTGTGGCGCAATTTCAGCTGCCGTTCATCGTGGGCTTGCTGGCCTCAGCTGTGGTCTTGGCCGTGGTTGGCGCTTTGGTGGAAAAGTTTTTATTCCGTCCGGTCATCAAGAAATCCAAACGAGAAGAAAGCACCATGTTGCTCGCTGCTGGTATTGCCTTCTTTTTAGACGCCGTTATTTTGCTGATGTTTGGCGAGAAGCAGCGCGGCGTTCCAAAAATCATAGACGGCGTGTTCAATTGGGACTTTATAGTCATCATGCCTTATGACCGGATTGTGATTGGCTTTATTGCGATTGCCATCATTGCTGCGTTCATTTTGTTTATGCAGTACTCAACAGCAGGGCGAGCCATGCGCGCGCTGGCACAAGACAAGGTGGCCGCGACCTTAATGGGTGTCGATGTGGCGATGTATTCCATGATTGGTTTTGCGCTGGGTGCCGCTTTAGCCGGTCTGGTGGGAGGCCTATTGGTCACCATTACGGGCGTTAACTTGGGCATGGGCGGCCCAGCCTCTATCAAGGCCTTCATGATGATCATGATTGGTGGCGCAGGCATCATTTCAGGCGCAATCGCAGGCGGGTTTATTTTAGGAATGATGGAAAGCGTAGGGCTGACATTGCTGTCGGAATACGGTGACATCACCTACTTGGTCATCTTTGCCTCTCTGATGATTTTCCTAGCCTTGCGTCCACAGGGACTCATGGGCAAACCTTGGGGTTAA
- a CDS encoding ABC transporter substrate-binding protein, with protein sequence MKKRNFLKTTALASLASLTVASAAWAANPVLKIGFVGVTSGPAASWGISNQRSMETRAAWINETGGVTIGGTTYDIKIVAFDDQKDPKRAIAGMEKMAQEGVHYVVGPNVDDGAAAVRPVAESKGIMYFPYAFPKSLYQKPASNAVLGMIANYQSGPAIYKYLIKSKGIKSVAFVAANESDPLSQRDGGVQAAKALGLQVVSGSVTYQVDTTDFTPVLLPVLKTRPDLLVLSGVSPASAPQLIRSARELGYKGLISTETAQDANVLKEGAGDLADGFISVGGASTPELASDMMRDFVKRYTKMFGEYNDESNTKVYALEYILETLKANPGAINDVAAFKKTMDTFEAPNPYMIGDAKLKYVGMSSFGQKRQVSVPLVVNVYKNGKFETLFVAQVD encoded by the coding sequence ATGAAAAAACGTAACTTTTTAAAGACAACCGCGTTGGCCAGCTTAGCCTCACTGACGGTAGCCAGCGCAGCTTGGGCAGCCAACCCTGTGCTGAAAATTGGCTTTGTTGGCGTGACATCTGGTCCCGCCGCCTCTTGGGGCATCTCTAACCAGCGCTCCATGGAAACACGCGCAGCTTGGATCAATGAAACCGGTGGCGTCACCATTGGCGGCACCACTTACGACATCAAAATCGTTGCATTTGACGACCAAAAAGATCCCAAGCGAGCTATCGCTGGCATGGAAAAAATGGCGCAAGAAGGCGTCCACTATGTGGTCGGCCCCAATGTTGACGACGGCGCTGCCGCTGTTCGCCCAGTCGCCGAGAGCAAGGGCATCATGTACTTCCCCTACGCCTTTCCCAAGTCGTTGTACCAAAAGCCTGCATCCAATGCCGTCTTGGGCATGATCGCCAACTACCAATCCGGTCCTGCTATTTACAAGTACCTGATTAAAAGCAAAGGCATCAAGAGCGTTGCGTTTGTAGCGGCCAACGAGTCTGACCCGTTGAGCCAGCGTGATGGCGGCGTGCAAGCAGCCAAGGCCCTGGGCTTGCAAGTTGTCTCTGGCAGCGTGACATACCAAGTCGACACCACAGACTTCACGCCCGTGTTGCTACCTGTCCTCAAGACGCGCCCAGATTTACTGGTGTTGTCCGGCGTGTCTCCCGCCAGTGCACCACAGTTGATCCGCTCTGCTCGCGAGTTGGGCTACAAGGGCCTGATCTCTACTGAGACGGCACAAGATGCCAACGTGTTGAAAGAAGGCGCTGGCGATTTGGCAGACGGCTTTATTTCAGTTGGCGGTGCGTCCACACCCGAATTGGCATCAGACATGATGCGTGATTTTGTGAAGCGCTACACCAAAATGTTTGGCGAGTACAACGACGAGTCCAACACCAAGGTCTATGCCCTGGAGTACATCTTGGAAACACTCAAAGCCAATCCAGGTGCCATCAATGACGTGGCTGCTTTCAAGAAAACCATGGATACATTTGAAGCACCCAACCCCTACATGATTGGCGACGCCAAACTCAAATATGTCGGCATGAGTTCATTTGGCCAAAAACGCCAAGTGTCTGTGCCATTGGTTGTAAATGTTTACAAAAATGGCAAATTTGAAACCCTGTTTGTCGCGCAAGTAGATTGA
- a CDS encoding GntR family transcriptional regulator, translating into MAKTDQEEEEMIVERVYAALIDQRLAPGTKLSEAAMCKAFGVGRMRIRRSLLLLANRELVDLLPNRGAFVARPTAKQARDVFQSRLLVEPSLAKIAVGNAKAKDIAALERHLHKETEAHKTGNRREAITLSGQFHTALAQIADNAVMLRTVKDLVARSSLIIGMFGHTGVNNCRDDEHAGLLQAFRTGDGDLAHQLMEQHINHIKDHLDLNKPKSQEQDLIGLFQTLNCEPLACSHAGRVRCVCQCRC; encoded by the coding sequence ATGGCCAAAACTGATCAAGAAGAAGAAGAAATGATTGTCGAGCGTGTGTATGCTGCGCTCATTGATCAACGGTTGGCGCCAGGTACCAAGTTGTCCGAGGCTGCAATGTGCAAAGCATTTGGCGTTGGGCGTATGCGCATCCGTCGCAGCCTGTTGTTGCTGGCCAACCGTGAGCTGGTTGACTTGTTGCCAAACCGTGGTGCCTTCGTTGCCCGGCCAACCGCCAAGCAAGCGCGCGATGTATTTCAATCCCGTTTGCTGGTCGAACCGTCGTTGGCCAAAATCGCTGTGGGCAATGCCAAGGCCAAGGACATTGCAGCCCTTGAGCGTCATTTGCACAAAGAGACAGAGGCGCACAAAACAGGTAACCGGCGCGAGGCTATTACGCTTTCCGGTCAGTTTCACACCGCGTTGGCTCAAATCGCGGACAACGCGGTAATGCTGCGTACGGTCAAAGATTTGGTGGCGCGCTCTTCCTTAATCATTGGTATGTTTGGACATACTGGCGTCAATAACTGCCGCGATGATGAGCATGCTGGGCTGCTGCAAGCGTTTAGAACCGGCGACGGTGATTTGGCGCACCAGCTCATGGAGCAACATATCAACCACATTAAAGACCATCTCGACTTGAACAAGCCCAAGTCGCAAGAGCAAGACTTGATCGGTTTGTTTCAAACCCTGAACTGTGAACCACTGGCCTGTTCTCACGCAGGCCGTGTGAGATGCGTGTGCCAGTGTCGCTGTTAA
- a CDS encoding TetR/AcrR family transcriptional regulator, whose amino-acid sequence MSTLLQSGTDAPKHASKRLSTDAAVARVSKSRAPQPAAHEVEAGKRRPKNSLKGQQTKAAIVDAALGLATQIGLEGLSIGALAEVMHMSKSGVFAHFGSREELQVSVVREYHMRFEEEVFFPALTHKRGLARLQALFDNWMQRTAVEIDQGCLYISGAIEFEDRVGPVREALADSVQTWLAAMNRAVAYAKATGELDAAIEDQQITFEIHGLILTLHYQARFLKAQDAIQRAKMGFASMLERYSA is encoded by the coding sequence ATGTCCACGTTGTTGCAGTCCGGCACAGATGCGCCAAAGCACGCCTCCAAGCGTCTCAGCACAGACGCGGCGGTGGCGCGTGTGAGCAAGAGCCGTGCCCCACAGCCTGCTGCCCATGAGGTTGAGGCGGGCAAGCGCCGACCTAAAAATTCTCTCAAGGGCCAGCAGACCAAAGCCGCCATTGTTGACGCCGCCTTGGGCTTGGCCACACAAATCGGCTTGGAAGGCTTGAGCATTGGTGCTTTGGCCGAGGTCATGCACATGAGCAAGTCGGGTGTATTTGCCCACTTTGGCTCGCGTGAAGAATTACAAGTGTCTGTGGTGCGCGAGTACCACATGCGCTTTGAGGAAGAGGTTTTTTTCCCGGCGCTGACGCACAAAAGAGGCTTGGCGCGCTTGCAGGCTTTGTTCGACAACTGGATGCAGCGCACCGCTGTGGAAATTGACCAAGGCTGTTTGTATATCAGTGGCGCCATTGAGTTTGAAGACCGTGTAGGCCCAGTGCGTGAGGCGCTGGCGGACTCTGTGCAAACATGGTTGGCCGCCATGAACCGTGCCGTGGCCTATGCCAAAGCCACGGGTGAATTAGACGCTGCCATTGAAGATCAGCAAATCACATTCGAAATTCATGGTCTTATTTTGACCTTGCACTATCAAGCGCGCTTTCTAAAAGCGCAAGACGCCATACAGCGCGCCAAGATGGGCTTTGCCAGCATGCTTGAGCGCTACTCGGCCTAG